A genomic segment from bacterium encodes:
- the pseB gene encoding UDP-N-acetylglucosamine 4,6-dehydratase (inverting): MGRDFLADRTVLVTGGTGSFGRRFAHHVLAFSKPRKLIVLSRDELKQFEMREEFHDHPALRFFLGDVRDRDRLLRAFQGVDVVVHAAALKQVPAAEYNPSECVRTNIMGAQNVIDAAIERGVRRVVALSSDKASNPVNLYGATKLVSDKLFVAGNTYASHGDTELAVVRYGNVMGSRGSVVPFFRKLRATGRIPITDRRMTRFWLTLDQAVEFVLKALVRMRGGEIFVPKLPSLRITDLAEAVAPGCRLDEVGIRPGEKLHELMISAEDARKSVEYDDHYVVQPSFPWWSDEMAWENGGRPVADGFVYASNTNDRWLSVDELRTLLAAEEPARSDDRLPQRSLADGDDAHAASL; encoded by the coding sequence ATGGGCAGGGACTTTCTCGCCGACCGCACGGTACTCGTCACGGGTGGCACCGGCTCCTTCGGGCGCCGCTTCGCCCACCACGTGCTCGCGTTCTCGAAGCCGCGGAAGCTCATCGTCCTGTCGCGGGACGAGCTGAAGCAGTTCGAGATGCGGGAGGAGTTCCACGACCATCCCGCGCTGCGCTTCTTCCTGGGCGACGTGCGCGACCGCGACCGCCTGCTGCGCGCCTTCCAGGGGGTGGACGTCGTGGTCCACGCCGCGGCGCTGAAGCAGGTGCCGGCGGCCGAGTACAACCCTTCGGAATGCGTCCGCACCAACATCATGGGGGCGCAGAACGTGATCGACGCCGCCATCGAGCGCGGCGTGCGCCGGGTGGTGGCGCTCAGCTCCGACAAGGCGTCGAACCCGGTGAACCTCTACGGCGCGACCAAGCTGGTGTCGGACAAGCTCTTCGTCGCGGGCAACACCTACGCCAGCCACGGCGACACCGAGCTGGCCGTGGTCCGCTACGGCAACGTGATGGGGAGCCGGGGCAGCGTGGTGCCGTTCTTCCGCAAGCTGCGGGCGACCGGCCGCATCCCGATCACCGACCGCCGCATGACGCGCTTCTGGCTGACGCTCGACCAGGCCGTCGAGTTCGTCCTGAAGGCGCTGGTTCGCATGCGCGGCGGCGAGATCTTCGTGCCCAAGCTCCCGAGCCTGCGCATCACCGATCTCGCCGAGGCGGTGGCGCCCGGCTGCCGCCTCGACGAGGTGGGCATCCGCCCGGGCGAGAAGCTGCACGAGCTCATGATCTCCGCCGAGGACGCGCGCAAGTCGGTCGAGTACGACGACCACTACGTGGTGCAGCCGTCGTTCCCGTGGTGGTCCGACGAGATGGCGTGGGAGAACGGCGGCCGGCCGGTGGCCGACGGCTTCGTCTACGCCAGCAACACGAACGATCGCTGGCTGTCGGTCGACGAGCTGCGCACGCTGCTCGCCGCCGAGGAGCCGGCCCGTAGCGACGACCGCCTTCCGCAGCGATCCCTGGCCGACGGGGACGACGCGCATGCCGCTTCCCTATAG